In Apium graveolens cultivar Ventura chromosome 10, ASM990537v1, whole genome shotgun sequence, the following are encoded in one genomic region:
- the LOC141692056 gene encoding protein FAR1-RELATED SEQUENCE 5-like has product MPFIPITGVNHHYQNILFGFALMRDETEISYKWVLNTWLEAVGNKPPLTIITDQDIALGNAIAEILPDTKHILCSWHIKFVGKWEVLVDKYGLEDHVWLNDMYVIKDKWIRAYTKQHFSAGMTTTSRSESMNSFFDEYVKASTG; this is encoded by the exons ATGCCGTTTATACCAATAACCGGGGTCAATCACCATTACCAAAATATCTTGTTCGGGTTTGCACTTATGCGGGATGAGACGGAGATTTCATATAAATGGGTTTTGAATACATGGTTGGAAGCCGTCGGAAACAAACCTCCCCTCACTATTATTACGGATCAAGATATAGCATTGGGAAATGCTATTGCCGAGATTTTGCCGGATACCAAGCACATATTATGTTCGTGGCACATAA AATTTGTTGGTAAGTGGGAGGTTTTGGTTGATAAGTATGGACTCGAGGATCATGTTTGGCTAAACGATATGTATGTCATAAAAGATAAATGGATTCGTGCTTACACAAAACAACATTTCTCCGCCGGTATGACCACCACCTCAAGAAGCGAGTCCATGAATTCATTTTTTGACGAGTATGTGAAAGCTTCAACCGGGTag